One region of Primulina tabacum isolate GXHZ01 chromosome 17, ASM2559414v2, whole genome shotgun sequence genomic DNA includes:
- the LOC142531533 gene encoding uncharacterized protein LOC142531533: MCKAEKKLFCSVLKDIRVPDGMSSDISKCVDVGRCKIMGLKSHDCHVIMEQFLPIALRRVLSKKVTAPLIVLCEYFRAVCAKSLREDELKKAEEGVVLVLCQLERIFPPSFFTIMVHLVVHLAYEARVAGPVHYRWMYPIERYLGKLKKFVRNKARPEANIAEAYLVDECVVFCSRYLECTDSFGNKSARHQETPDNEYPLLPLFPQIGRPTKKRQIVTLESKTLSQAHRYILSNCTALQSYREELRDELKRKHRYGHRPTNFQLDYMVRMQFPEWFAKRVDRANERIDDLTLRALTRGPNPVAFSYHGFNVNGFAFRTVEFERNKKMQNSGVMVPSMHDNDDDESTYYGRLTDVISLDYSGHGRIVLFRCDWVNTTVGM, from the exons ATGTGCAAAGCTGAAAAAAAGTTGTTTTGTTCAGTGTTGAAAGATATTCGTGTCCCTGATGGTATGTCATCCGATATTTCAAAATGTGTTGATGTTGGACGTTGTAAGATTATGGGTCTAAAAAGCCATGATTGTCATGTCATAATGGAACAATTTCTTCCAATAGCTCTTCGTCGTGTGTTATCAAAAAAGGTAACTGCACCATTAATTGTTTTGTGTGAGTATTTCAGAGCAGTGTGTGCAAAGTCCTTACGAGAAGATGAGTTAAAAAAGGCTGAAGAAGGGGTTGTATTGGTTTTATGTCAGTTAGAAAGAATTTTTCCACCTTCATTTTTCACAATAATGGTGCATTTGGTGGTGCATTTGGCATATGAAGCAAGAGTAGCTGGGCCTGTACATTATCGGTGGATGTATCCAATAGAAAGATATCTTGGAAaactaaaaaaatttgttagAAACAAAGCACGACCCGAGGCCAATATTGCAGAGGCATACTTAGTAGATGAATGTGTTGTGTTTTGTTCTCGTTATTTAGAGTGTACAGACTCGTTTGGCAATAAATCCGCAAGACACCAGGAGACCCCCGATAATGAGTATCCTTTACTACCATTGTTTCCACAAATAGGACGACCTACAAAAAAGCGTCAAATAGTTACTTTGGAAAGCAAAACTCTGAGCCAAGCTCACAGATATATCCTTTCTAATTGCACAGCTCTACAATCATATCGTGA AGAATTAAGAGATGAATTGAAGAGAAAGCATAGATATGGTCATCGTCCAACTAACTTTCAGTTGGATTATATGGTTCGAATGCAATTTCCAGAATGGTTTGCTAAAAGA GTTGATCGGGCAAATgaacgaattgatgacttaacTCTAAGGGCACTTACACGTGGTCCGAATCCTGTAGCATTTAGTTATCATGGGTTCAATGTGAATGGTTTTGCATTTCGCACAGTAGAAttcgaaagaaacaaaaaaatgcAGAATAGTGGAGTCATGGTGCCGTCGATGCATGATAATGACGATGATGAGTCAACCTATTATGGACGGTTAACTGATGTTATCTCACTTGATTACAGTGGTCATGGACGAATAGTTTTGTTCCGATGCGATTGGGTTAATACTACTGTTGGAATGTAA
- the LOC142531303 gene encoding uncharacterized protein LOC142531303 isoform X1 — MANKRLQKLIKNIRKRSRRQESNNRCDDEVGSQDITSHSPPETQNNALESQQDDEEFHEEGENEVLPSQRQPNRRGRTVMKEVHALHHDDLLHVTFNERGQPFGDLQPVLANYVGTIARNGVLLPLDYLDWRKVPKHRLEEAWKLVIARFIISDQHQDFVMQMMGVAWRRWRTEVKATSYDSNIPLEKLVSIRPIPHGLATEVWERLCAYWKATEKSSKINRENGKNKKRTHAQGRTSIPSLEDKFLKENGRKPTRIEIMHLSRRSKKKGGAPVDAEVIRYENLLDEAVQTRLQDMPEGTQAIEAHEDAFRDVFGTEHSGRVRCLGVGALPSQVFPEQCRRSSFYNRQNYHSTLEMTNKFKEMQEQMKKDMEMRESQLRAEMEVQKAQLQTEMEKMRQIQDQFESFTRVM; from the exons ATGGCAAACAAAAGACTTCAGAAGTTGATTAAGAATATCAGAAAGCGGTCTAGGAGACAAGAATCAAATAACAGGTGTGATGATGAAGTTGGATCACAAGACATAACATCACATTCACCACCGGAGACCCAAAACAATGCACTGGAATCACAACAAGATGACGAGGAGTTCCATGAGGAAG gCGAAAATGAAGTGTTGCCTTCGCAGAGGCAGCCGAATAGACGTGGGAGAACTGTAATGAAGGAGGTTCATGCATTGCATCATGATGATTTGTTACATGTAACGTTTAATGAAAGAGGCCAACCTTTTGGAGATTTACAACCGGTACTGGCAAATTATGTGGGGACAATAGCTCGGAATGGAGTTTTGTTGCCCCTTGATTATTTAGACTGGAGAAAAGTTCCAAAGCATCGGTTGGAGGAGGCATGGAAACTTGTTATT gCACGATTCATAATCTCCGATCAACATCAAGATTTTGTGATGCAAATGATGGGGGTTGCATGGAGGCGATGGAGGACCGAAGTTAAAGCTACATCTTATGACTCCAATATCCCATTAGAGAAGCTTGTGTCCATTCGCCCTATTCCTCATGGGTTGGCAACAGAAGTTTGGGAAAGATTATGTGCGTACTGGAAGGCTACTGAG aAAAGTTCTAAAATAAATcgagaaaatggaaaaaataaaaaacgaaCTCATGCACAGGGACGAACGAGTATCCCTTCTCTGGAAGACAAATTT TTGAAAGAGAATGGTAGGAAGCCGACTCGCATCGAAATAATGCATTTGAGTCGGAGAAGTAAAAAGAAAGGAGGTGCTCCAGTTGATGCTGAAGTCATACGCTATGAG AATTTGTTGGATGAGGCTGTTCAAACTCGCTTACAAGACATGCCTGAGGGGACACAAGCAATAGAAGCGCATGAGGATGCATTTCG TGATGTATTTGGAACCGAGCATTCTGGCCGAGTTCGATGTCTGGGAGTAGGAGCACTGCCTAGCCAAGTCTTCCCTGAACAATGCAGGCGAAGCTCATTCTACAATAGGCAAAACTATCATTCTACTTTGGAGATGACAAATAAATTCAAAGAAATGCAAGAACAAATGAAGAAAGATATGGAGATGCGTGAATCGCAGTTGCGAGCAGAAATGGAGGTGCAAAAAGCACAACTCCAGACAGAAATGGAGAAAATGAGACAAATACAAGATCAATTCGAAAGTTTTACACGTGTTATGTAG
- the LOC142531303 gene encoding uncharacterized protein LOC142531303 isoform X2: MHWNHNKMTRSSMRKRQPNRRGRTVMKEVHALHHDDLLHVTFNERGQPFGDLQPVLANYVGTIARNGVLLPLDYLDWRKVPKHRLEEAWKLVIARFIISDQHQDFVMQMMGVAWRRWRTEVKATSYDSNIPLEKLVSIRPIPHGLATEVWERLCAYWKATEKSSKINRENGKNKKRTHAQGRTSIPSLEDKFLKENGRKPTRIEIMHLSRRSKKKGGAPVDAEVIRYENLLDEAVQTRLQDMPEGTQAIEAHEDAFRDVFGTEHSGRVRCLGVGALPSQVFPEQCRRSSFYNRQNYHSTLEMTNKFKEMQEQMKKDMEMRESQLRAEMEVQKAQLQTEMEKMRQIQDQFESFTRVM, translated from the exons ATGCACTGGAATCACAACAAGATGACGAGGAGTTCCATGAGGAAG AGGCAGCCGAATAGACGTGGGAGAACTGTAATGAAGGAGGTTCATGCATTGCATCATGATGATTTGTTACATGTAACGTTTAATGAAAGAGGCCAACCTTTTGGAGATTTACAACCGGTACTGGCAAATTATGTGGGGACAATAGCTCGGAATGGAGTTTTGTTGCCCCTTGATTATTTAGACTGGAGAAAAGTTCCAAAGCATCGGTTGGAGGAGGCATGGAAACTTGTTATT gCACGATTCATAATCTCCGATCAACATCAAGATTTTGTGATGCAAATGATGGGGGTTGCATGGAGGCGATGGAGGACCGAAGTTAAAGCTACATCTTATGACTCCAATATCCCATTAGAGAAGCTTGTGTCCATTCGCCCTATTCCTCATGGGTTGGCAACAGAAGTTTGGGAAAGATTATGTGCGTACTGGAAGGCTACTGAG aAAAGTTCTAAAATAAATcgagaaaatggaaaaaataaaaaacgaaCTCATGCACAGGGACGAACGAGTATCCCTTCTCTGGAAGACAAATTT TTGAAAGAGAATGGTAGGAAGCCGACTCGCATCGAAATAATGCATTTGAGTCGGAGAAGTAAAAAGAAAGGAGGTGCTCCAGTTGATGCTGAAGTCATACGCTATGAG AATTTGTTGGATGAGGCTGTTCAAACTCGCTTACAAGACATGCCTGAGGGGACACAAGCAATAGAAGCGCATGAGGATGCATTTCG TGATGTATTTGGAACCGAGCATTCTGGCCGAGTTCGATGTCTGGGAGTAGGAGCACTGCCTAGCCAAGTCTTCCCTGAACAATGCAGGCGAAGCTCATTCTACAATAGGCAAAACTATCATTCTACTTTGGAGATGACAAATAAATTCAAAGAAATGCAAGAACAAATGAAGAAAGATATGGAGATGCGTGAATCGCAGTTGCGAGCAGAAATGGAGGTGCAAAAAGCACAACTCCAGACAGAAATGGAGAAAATGAGACAAATACAAGATCAATTCGAAAGTTTTACACGTGTTATGTAG